In a genomic window of Streptomyces pristinaespiralis:
- a CDS encoding M50 family metallopeptidase encodes MVTTYAGAASASLTDLWDRVFGTQTAPEAWLVAVTGLVSLAAVMPNFLWRLTRNAVTIAHEGGHGLVALLTGRRLQGIRLHSDTSGLTVSRGRPSGIGMVLTAAAGYTAAPLLGLGGAWLLAAHHITLLLWLATALLLALLVMVRNAYGVLTVTVTGAAFLLVSWLTGPAVQSVFAYTAVWFMLLGGVRPVFELQSKRRYGGAPDSDADQLAGLTHVPAAIWLFFFHAVSICSLIGGGRWLLGL; translated from the coding sequence ATGGTCACCACATACGCCGGCGCCGCAAGCGCGTCACTCACCGACCTGTGGGACCGCGTCTTCGGCACCCAGACCGCTCCGGAGGCGTGGCTCGTCGCCGTCACCGGGCTGGTGTCGCTCGCCGCGGTCATGCCGAACTTTCTGTGGCGTCTGACACGTAACGCCGTCACGATCGCCCACGAGGGCGGCCACGGACTTGTGGCACTGCTCACGGGACGCCGGCTCCAGGGCATCCGGCTGCACTCGGACACCAGCGGTCTGACCGTCAGCCGCGGCAGGCCGAGCGGCATCGGGATGGTCCTGACGGCCGCCGCGGGCTACACGGCGGCCCCGCTGCTCGGCCTGGGCGGCGCATGGCTGCTCGCCGCGCACCACATCACGCTGTTGCTGTGGCTGGCGACCGCCCTGCTGCTGGCGCTGCTCGTCATGGTGCGCAATGCGTACGGGGTGCTGACGGTCACGGTCACCGGGGCGGCGTTCCTGCTCGTCTCGTGGCTGACGGGGCCGGCCGTGCAGTCCGTCTTCGCCTACACCGCCGTCTGGTTCATGCTGCTCGGCGGGGTCCGGCCGGTCTTCGAGCTCCAGTCCAAGCGGCGCTACGGCGGTGCGCCCGACTCGGACGCCGACCAGCTCGCAGGACTCACCCATGTGCCAGCGGCGATCTGGTTGTTCTTCTTCCACGCGGTGTCCATCTGCTCGCTGATCGGCGGGGGCCGCTGGCTGCTCGGCCTGTGA